In Thermococcus bergensis, one DNA window encodes the following:
- a CDS encoding TldD/PmbA family protein, with product MHELVEFAVEKAQELGASYAEARFEEKNGTEIVMKNGNPEGLGILADRGIGIRVLVNGGMGFASTNVLTKESVEEAVKKAVKLAKAAAKLRNRPIQFSEEDFHQVFYEVKMKKDFRNVSAEEKMEYLKLIEESVKETGVNTPMRFLRYGDFMWHKVFMNNEGALVESLIPRVSITYNLVVFEDGQMEQAPFVQRAFSGGLELIEKDKPWEWAVKDVKALQKLIKEGQKPPEGKVDLVLAPEVAGIAVHESVGHPYELDRIMGREAAQAGESFVKPEMLGERIGSEAVTVIEDPTIPNSWGFYLYDDEGVKARPRYLIREGIINEFLMNREYAAYLGMKSNAAARAINYNREPIVRMANTYLAPGDYSFEELIEDVKLGVYMVSFNEWNIDDRRYQQRYIGREAYLIENGEIKHPVRRPILEITTKGLWSSVDAVGKEVEFYPGTCGKGEPGQGVPVWMGGAHARLRDVVLRR from the coding sequence ATGCATGAGCTTGTTGAATTTGCTGTCGAAAAAGCCCAGGAGCTGGGTGCGAGTTATGCAGAAGCAAGGTTCGAGGAGAAGAACGGAACGGAAATAGTCATGAAGAACGGCAACCCGGAAGGGCTTGGGATATTAGCCGATAGAGGTATAGGTATTAGGGTTCTTGTGAACGGCGGGATGGGCTTTGCTTCTACAAACGTCTTAACAAAGGAAAGCGTGGAAGAAGCCGTTAAAAAAGCTGTAAAGCTCGCAAAAGCCGCGGCAAAATTAAGAAATAGGCCCATACAGTTCAGCGAGGAAGACTTCCATCAGGTTTTCTACGAAGTGAAGATGAAGAAGGACTTCAGAAATGTTAGTGCCGAGGAAAAAATGGAATACCTCAAGCTCATCGAGGAGAGTGTAAAAGAAACCGGCGTAAACACCCCAATGCGCTTCTTGAGGTATGGAGACTTCATGTGGCACAAGGTTTTCATGAACAACGAAGGAGCCCTTGTCGAGAGCCTTATACCTAGGGTTTCCATAACTTACAATCTAGTTGTCTTCGAGGACGGACAGATGGAGCAGGCCCCATTCGTCCAGAGGGCATTTTCCGGCGGGCTTGAGCTTATTGAGAAGGATAAGCCATGGGAGTGGGCCGTTAAGGATGTCAAAGCCCTTCAAAAGCTAATAAAGGAGGGACAAAAGCCGCCGGAGGGAAAAGTCGACTTAGTGCTGGCCCCAGAAGTTGCTGGTATAGCAGTCCACGAGAGTGTTGGGCATCCCTATGAGCTCGACAGAATAATGGGAAGAGAAGCGGCTCAAGCTGGAGAGAGCTTTGTAAAGCCCGAGATGCTTGGAGAAAGAATTGGAAGTGAAGCTGTGACCGTTATAGAAGACCCAACAATTCCGAACAGCTGGGGCTTCTACCTATACGATGACGAGGGTGTAAAAGCGAGGCCGAGGTATCTCATCAGAGAGGGTATAATAAACGAGTTTCTCATGAACAGGGAATACGCCGCTTATCTTGGAATGAAATCAAACGCAGCTGCGAGGGCAATTAACTACAACCGCGAACCAATAGTGAGAATGGCAAACACCTACTTAGCTCCGGGTGATTATTCCTTCGAGGAGCTTATTGAGGACGTTAAGTTAGGAGTTTACATGGTGAGCTTTAACGAGTGGAACATAGACGATAGGAGATACCAGCAGAGGTACATTGGTAGAGAGGCTTATTTAATCGAGAACGGCGAGATAAAGCACCCCGTAAGGAGACCAATTCTTGAGATAACCACCAAAGGGCTGTGGAGCAGTGTCGATGCCGTTGGAAAGGAAGTGGAATTTTACCCAGGCACATGTGGAAAAGGTGAACCCGGACAGGGAGTTCCGGTATGGATGGGAGGGGCCCATGCGAGACTTAGGGATGTCGTACTGAGGAGGTGA
- a CDS encoding TldD/PmbA family protein, whose protein sequence is MFEINELILKKAKELGFGDVVVLAYEQNRRQVRFANNEITVAKNWHTQKVNLFVEYQKRLASTTLTALDEKTIEKTLQMLMKSVKNLAPKEDYYGIAEGPFEYKDIPETFDKAIVELDEPNEYVEVAINAALEEGAKRTAGVLYTDHNKLYLTTSNGVEAFDEGTGIEISIRAFIGDEESGHGTNSVRVLKKFDPESAGRKAGEIAKMAVNPVQGEAGTFDVIFDPLAFANLMSYMSFMASAFAVEAGFSFLVGKLGQKVANDIVTIKDVGNMPNAYGTRKFDDEGVPTRETTIIENGTLNTYLLNTSFARKYKRETTANAGLLMPEAWNVYVGPGDYSKEELFSEVKRGIYITNVWYTRFQNYVTGDFSTIPRDGAFLIENGEIVKPIRNIRVSDNFQHILESIAALGKDLYHIHWWEVNTPVFTPYVLVKDVGITRATK, encoded by the coding sequence ATGTTCGAGATTAACGAACTAATCCTGAAAAAGGCGAAAGAGCTCGGCTTTGGCGATGTTGTTGTATTGGCTTACGAGCAAAACAGAAGACAGGTGAGGTTTGCCAACAACGAAATAACTGTTGCAAAGAACTGGCACACACAAAAGGTAAACCTTTTCGTTGAGTACCAGAAGAGATTGGCCTCAACAACTTTAACAGCTCTGGATGAGAAGACGATAGAAAAAACTCTTCAGATGTTGATGAAGAGCGTTAAAAACCTCGCTCCCAAAGAGGACTACTACGGAATAGCCGAGGGGCCTTTTGAGTACAAAGACATTCCAGAGACCTTCGATAAGGCAATAGTAGAGCTTGATGAGCCAAACGAATACGTTGAGGTCGCAATAAACGCTGCTCTTGAAGAGGGGGCAAAGAGAACCGCAGGTGTCCTTTACACAGATCACAATAAGCTCTACCTAACAACGAGCAACGGCGTCGAGGCTTTTGACGAGGGAACGGGAATAGAGATAAGCATAAGGGCATTTATAGGCGATGAAGAGAGCGGGCATGGGACTAATTCGGTAAGGGTTCTCAAAAAGTTTGACCCCGAGAGTGCGGGAAGAAAAGCTGGGGAAATTGCAAAGATGGCCGTTAATCCAGTCCAAGGCGAAGCTGGGACTTTTGATGTAATATTCGACCCGCTAGCATTCGCCAACCTAATGAGCTACATGAGCTTCATGGCTTCAGCTTTTGCCGTAGAGGCTGGGTTCAGCTTCTTGGTTGGCAAACTCGGACAGAAGGTTGCAAACGATATCGTAACAATCAAGGACGTTGGAAACATGCCAAACGCCTATGGCACAAGGAAATTTGACGATGAGGGTGTTCCTACAAGGGAAACCACAATCATTGAGAACGGAACTCTGAACACTTACCTCCTCAACACAAGCTTTGCAAGGAAATATAAGAGGGAAACCACGGCAAACGCAGGTTTATTGATGCCTGAAGCTTGGAACGTCTATGTAGGGCCCGGCGATTATTCAAAGGAGGAGCTCTTCAGCGAGGTTAAGCGTGGAATCTACATAACCAACGTATGGTACACAAGGTTCCAAAACTATGTTACCGGGGATTTCTCAACAATTCCAAGGGACGGGGCGTTTTTAATTGAGAACGGCGAAATAGTAAAGCCCATAAGAAATATAAGGGTAAGTGACAACTTCCAACACATACTTGAGAGCATTGCAGCATTAGGAAAAGACCTCTATCACATCCACTGGTGGGAAGTCAATACCCCAGTGTTTACACCCTATGTCCTGGTAAAAGATGTTGGAATAACAAGGGCTACAAAGTAA
- a CDS encoding COG2426 family protein → MNGLLEVFLLSLVPTFEGRYAIVYGIGRGYSLPGTLIMASLGVLLLSLALPLLLPLIDWVMLGLKNTPLGEFADLYLRYMERVRKKAHPYVEKWGFLGLIIFVAVPLPGTGVWTGSLAAYIFGMEKRKTIPALIIGGLLSILITLIPSLGLLKII, encoded by the coding sequence ATGAACGGTCTGCTCGAGGTGTTTTTGCTCTCACTTGTTCCAACGTTTGAGGGGAGGTATGCCATAGTATATGGCATAGGTAGGGGTTACTCTCTTCCCGGTACTTTGATTATGGCATCTCTTGGAGTGTTGCTGCTTTCCTTGGCTTTGCCGCTCCTTCTGCCCCTGATAGACTGGGTAATGCTCGGGCTCAAAAACACTCCCCTGGGGGAATTTGCCGATTTGTATCTGAGGTATATGGAAAGGGTTAGGAAGAAAGCGCATCCCTACGTGGAGAAGTGGGGTTTTTTGGGTCTTATCATCTTTGTTGCCGTACCTCTTCCGGGGACGGGAGTGTGGACGGGCAGTTTAGCCGCTTATATCTTTGGAATGGAAAAAAGAAAGACCATACCAGCCCTCATCATTGGAGGGCTTTTGAGCATCCTCATAACCCTAATACCAAGCTTGGGCCTGTTGAAAATAATTTAG
- a CDS encoding C69 family dipeptidase: MCDILVATPKATKERVMLFAKNSDRDPNEAQVLEVIPRQKHEEEAVKLTYVEFPQVKETYAVILSRPWWIWGAEMGVNEFGLAIGNTAVFTKEKIPEKSILGMDMIRLALERTKTSKEALHFIIDIIESYGQGGNGSYEHKLLYSNSFIIADPKEAWVLETAGKHWVAKRIEDVYSISNALTIEDDWDLASESVESLAKRPKFSFAKHFSDRFYTHFAHGRERRAFTYRKLKEKEGEITLEYMMEILRSHSFEPYSPEKGSMRDICMHYGGLTRPSQTASSQISELGKDMHWFTGTSLPCLSIFKPIFFEGGIPESESPTNLYNPKNYWWRIEKFHRLFQTNYQKYIEEFSKERDELQMEIIRRTRELKESESLAELTKWAFEKEKELVEKWEGKIARGRYSFFYGRNWKKVNERAGIDF; the protein is encoded by the coding sequence ATGTGCGACATTCTCGTTGCAACCCCCAAAGCAACTAAAGAAAGGGTTATGCTTTTTGCGAAAAACAGCGATAGAGATCCAAATGAGGCTCAGGTTCTCGAGGTCATCCCAAGGCAAAAACATGAGGAAGAGGCTGTTAAGCTAACCTATGTTGAATTTCCTCAAGTTAAAGAAACCTACGCGGTAATTCTCTCACGCCCTTGGTGGATCTGGGGCGCGGAGATGGGAGTTAACGAATTCGGTTTAGCTATAGGTAATACTGCAGTTTTCACCAAGGAGAAGATTCCAGAGAAAAGCATCTTGGGAATGGACATGATAAGGCTCGCTCTTGAAAGAACAAAAACCTCTAAAGAGGCTCTTCATTTCATAATTGATATAATCGAGAGCTATGGACAAGGAGGAAATGGTAGCTACGAGCACAAACTGCTCTACAGCAACTCATTTATAATTGCGGACCCAAAAGAGGCATGGGTTCTAGAAACTGCGGGCAAACACTGGGTTGCAAAGAGAATTGAGGATGTATACTCTATTTCAAATGCTCTCACGATAGAGGATGATTGGGACTTAGCTTCAGAGAGCGTCGAGAGCCTTGCCAAGAGACCAAAGTTTAGTTTTGCCAAGCATTTCTCTGATAGATTCTATACTCATTTTGCCCATGGAAGGGAGAGGAGAGCCTTTACTTACAGGAAGCTTAAGGAGAAGGAAGGTGAGATAACGCTTGAATACATGATGGAAATTCTAAGGTCTCACAGCTTCGAGCCGTATTCCCCAGAAAAAGGCTCCATGAGAGATATATGCATGCACTACGGTGGTTTAACAAGACCTTCTCAAACTGCTTCATCTCAAATTTCGGAGCTTGGCAAGGATATGCACTGGTTTACTGGGACTTCGCTTCCATGTTTGAGCATTTTCAAGCCAATATTTTTTGAAGGTGGAATTCCAGAGTCAGAGTCACCTACGAACCTCTATAATCCCAAAAACTACTGGTGGAGAATTGAAAAGTTCCACAGGTTGTTCCAGACCAACTACCAAAAGTATATTGAGGAATTCTCAAAGGAGAGAGATGAGCTGCAGATGGAAATAATAAGAAGGACGAGGGAACTTAAAGAGAGCGAAAGCCTTGCAGAACTCACAAAATGGGCCTTTGAAAAGGAAAAAGAGCTTGTAGAGAAGTGGGAAGGGAAAATTGCCCGTGGCAGATATTCGTTCTTCTATGGGCGAAACTGGAAGAAAGTAAACGAAAGAGCGGGAATAGATTTTTAA
- the ndk gene encoding nucleoside-diphosphate kinase, with amino-acid sequence MNKTERTLVIIKPDAVVRGLIGEIISRFEKKGLKIIGMKMIHIDRELAEKHYEEHKGKPFFEPLIDYITKAPSVVMVLEGRYAISVVRKMCGATDPKDAEPGTIRGDYGLDVGDAIYNVIHASDSEETAKREIALYFKEDELFEYCKAAEWFYHSHWDKEKGEYLDSTDCLKL; translated from the coding sequence ATGAACAAGACGGAAAGGACTCTTGTGATTATAAAGCCCGATGCTGTTGTTAGAGGTCTTATAGGTGAAATTATAAGCAGATTCGAGAAGAAAGGTCTCAAAATAATCGGAATGAAGATGATTCACATCGATAGAGAACTGGCAGAAAAGCACTATGAAGAGCACAAAGGAAAGCCCTTCTTTGAGCCCCTGATAGACTACATCACAAAAGCGCCAAGCGTAGTCATGGTTCTCGAAGGTAGGTATGCTATAAGCGTCGTAAGAAAGATGTGCGGCGCAACTGACCCCAAGGATGCAGAGCCGGGAACTATAAGGGGCGACTATGGTCTTGATGTTGGAGATGCGATTTACAACGTTATTCACGCCTCAGACAGCGAGGAAACTGCAAAGAGAGAAATAGCACTCTACTTCAAAGAGGACGAACTCTTTGAATACTGCAAGGCTGCTGAGTGGTTCTACCACTCCCACTGGGACAAGGAGAAAGGAGAGTACTTAGACTCCACAGATTGCTTGAAGCTTTGA
- a CDS encoding glutamate--tRNA ligase codes for MEFREIILKYALINAVQHDGKANPKAVIGKILGENPELRPKAKEIIPLVNDVVQEVNSMSKEEQEAKLREIYPEFFEEKKEKKEEKKGLPPLPKAEKGKVVTRFAPNPDGAFHLGNARAAILSHEYARLYDGKFILRFDDTDPKVKRPEPIFYDWIIEDLKWLGFQIDEIHYASDRIEIYYKYAEELIKMGKAYVCTCEPEHFRKLRDEGKACPHRDLPPEVQLKEWEKMLNGEYKEGEAVVRIKTDLNHPNPAVRDWPALRIIDNPNHPRTGNRYRVWPLYNFASAIDDHELGVTHIFRGQEHAENETRQRYLYEYFGWEYPEAVHHGRLSIEGVILSKSKTRKGIEEGKYLGWDDPRLGTIRALRRRGIQPEAIKELILEVGLKKSDTTVSWDNLAAINRRILEPIANRYFFVADPIPMEIKGYDEEFIAEIPLHPDYPERGVRKLKFTPGKPIYVSKDDLELLKDNEYIRLKDLFNVKIVEVSEERITAEFDSIEYEKARENKWRMIHWVPEGKPCEVLVPEGEELIVRTGLLEKTANLKVDDIVQFERFGFVRVDKVEGDKVIAIFAHK; via the coding sequence ATGGAGTTCAGGGAAATCATACTCAAATATGCGCTCATCAATGCAGTGCAGCATGATGGAAAAGCAAACCCTAAAGCTGTTATAGGAAAAATACTGGGCGAGAACCCGGAGTTGAGACCAAAGGCAAAAGAGATAATTCCTCTTGTCAATGATGTTGTTCAGGAAGTTAACTCCATGAGCAAGGAGGAGCAGGAAGCAAAACTCAGAGAGATCTATCCCGAGTTCTTTGAGGAGAAGAAGGAGAAAAAAGAAGAAAAGAAAGGCCTCCCACCACTACCAAAGGCAGAAAAGGGAAAAGTGGTCACGAGATTTGCGCCAAACCCGGATGGAGCTTTTCACCTTGGAAATGCAAGGGCAGCTATCCTAAGCCACGAGTATGCAAGGCTCTATGATGGAAAGTTCATCCTCAGATTTGACGACACCGATCCAAAGGTTAAAAGGCCAGAGCCCATATTCTACGACTGGATAATTGAGGATTTGAAGTGGCTCGGCTTCCAGATAGATGAGATTCACTACGCGAGCGACAGGATCGAAATTTATTATAAATACGCTGAAGAGCTCATAAAGATGGGAAAGGCGTATGTATGTACCTGTGAGCCGGAGCACTTCAGAAAGCTTAGAGACGAAGGAAAAGCCTGCCCCCACAGAGACCTTCCCCCAGAAGTCCAGCTAAAAGAGTGGGAAAAGATGCTCAACGGGGAATACAAAGAGGGAGAAGCTGTTGTTAGAATTAAGACCGACCTAAACCATCCAAACCCGGCTGTTAGAGACTGGCCGGCCCTTAGGATAATTGACAACCCCAACCACCCAAGAACCGGAAACAGGTACCGCGTATGGCCGCTCTACAACTTTGCCTCCGCTATAGACGACCACGAGCTTGGTGTTACACACATCTTCAGAGGGCAAGAGCATGCCGAAAACGAGACGAGGCAGAGATACCTCTACGAGTATTTTGGGTGGGAATACCCGGAGGCAGTCCACCACGGAAGGCTCTCCATTGAAGGGGTAATCCTAAGCAAATCCAAGACAAGAAAGGGTATTGAAGAGGGCAAGTATCTCGGCTGGGACGACCCAAGACTTGGAACTATCAGAGCACTGAGGAGAAGAGGCATTCAGCCAGAGGCCATTAAGGAACTTATACTTGAAGTCGGGCTCAAGAAGAGCGACACAACCGTAAGCTGGGACAATCTAGCTGCAATAAACAGAAGGATACTTGAGCCAATAGCAAACAGGTATTTCTTCGTCGCCGACCCAATTCCGATGGAGATTAAGGGGTATGATGAAGAATTCATAGCAGAAATACCTCTCCATCCCGATTACCCGGAAAGGGGAGTTAGGAAACTCAAATTCACCCCCGGAAAGCCAATTTATGTCTCAAAAGACGACCTTGAGCTATTGAAGGACAACGAATACATCAGGCTCAAGGATCTGTTCAACGTCAAAATAGTCGAAGTTAGCGAAGAAAGGATCACAGCAGAGTTTGACAGCATTGAATACGAGAAAGCCAGAGAGAACAAATGGAGGATGATTCACTGGGTCCCCGAAGGCAAGCCGTGCGAAGTTCTTGTCCCAGAGGGAGAAGAGCTTATCGTGAGAACCGGACTGCT